The following DNA comes from Triticum aestivum cultivar Chinese Spring chromosome 3D, IWGSC CS RefSeq v2.1, whole genome shotgun sequence.
ACCTTTGATTTCACCACAGGTGAGTTGGGTTCCTTCGCGCCTGCTAACCATCTAATGCAAACTTAACTTACCGAATGGAAATATAAATAGATTTCACTTTCTCACCTCGTGCATGATTAATGCACATCTCATTACATGTACTGTATGTTTGATGAAACTGTTGCTTCAGTAAATTTAATCAGCTACTGACAAATTGTAACTAAATAAATTGTAAAAAGTTGCCTGTGACAGTTCAGTGTGATCGACCTGTGCTGATCGAATCAGATACCATATCTTTGACAAATCAATTGAGGATGGCATTTTAACCATTAGTGCAGTGACGACTCAGTCACCAAGTCATTATTTTCTTGAAAACAATTTGGCACTTGTTTGCAGGCAGCTCTTCAGGCTCCTCCTTCCCGAGTGGCCTAAAAAGGACTCATGGGGCACTCAACCTGTTCGCTTGGGGTGTCCTCCTGCCTATCGGTGCCATTATCGCTCGgtactgcaggggttgggacccTCTGTGGTTCTACCTTCATGGCGGCATTCAGTTCGTCGGCTTCATCCTCGGTTTGGCTGGCGTTGTGGCTGGAGTATCACTGTACGGCAAGATCCAGGCAGATGTTCCAGCACATAGAGGCCTTGGCATATTTGTGCTTGTGCTTGGTATCCTCCAGGTACTGTATGTGATAAATAAATAACCTGCTCTAAGAACTAATGTCATGGACAATGTGGTCAGTAAAATCTTGTCAACTGAAGGCATTATATATGGATCTGAATATATGTGTAACTTTGCAGATTCTAGCGTTCTTCCTACGGCCCAACAAAGACTCGAAGTACCGGAAATACTGGAACTGGTATCACCATTGGGTAGGCAGGCTTGTGCTCTTCTTTGCAGCAGTCAACATTGTCTTGGGGATCAAAGTTGGAGGCGCGGGTAACTCGTGGAAGATCGGCTATGGTTTCAACCTGGCCATCCTTCTCATCACCATTATCACCCTGGAAGTCCTAGTGTGGACAAGGTGGAAAAACAACAGCGGTCCTGCGACGACGTACTGACAATGCTTGACTAGGGTTCTTGTTCTGTGAGCTGCTGAAGGCCCTATTATTTTCATTCGTTTCCTTCTTCTTATGCTGTTGTTGTAAGCATGTAATCTATTCTGCAGAATCTTTTAGCAGGGATCTGCGAGACTAGTCTATCGGTGATGTGTTTTGGATTTGAAATGTGTAGAGTGTTTGAATGTACTACTCCAATGTTGTTTCTTCCAATGCGTGACGAAGAGTGAATAGTGGTATTTTCCTTGTTCAGCTAATTTAGGGGCTATTTCTTGTTCCCTTGTCTATTTCAAAAATGCTCCCCTGCGATTCTAAAAAATGCTATAACATTACATTTGTCTATTTTCCTTGTTCAGCTAATTTAGGGGCTTATTCCAAAAAACTCTCTTGTTCATTATTTTCCCTTGTCTCTTTCTTGTTGTTGTTGTGCGTCAAATGTAATGTTACAGCATTTTTTAGAATCTGGTTttctttttttcagtttttttttggcTAGTTTTTTTTGGCTCCCCTGTGACCATTTTTTGAAAACATGTGAAGTTTTTCAAATTTGCAAACTTTTCTCAAAacacgtgaacttttttcaaattcgtgaaccttTTTTCGAATGCATGAACTTCTTTCAAATGCATGAACATATTTCAGATCCACAAACTTTTCCAAGTTTTCTAAAACAACAAGTTCAGTGAACTCCTTCTCAAATTCGTGAATGTTTTCTTCCTaatcgatgaacatttttaaaaatgatgatttttttcaaattagtgaacttttttcaTAATTAGGAATTTTTCGAAatccatgaatttttttaaatcGTGAATATTGTCAAATTTTGAACTTTTCCAAATTCTTGAAAAAtatttaaattcatgaacttttttgaaaattcatGATCCTTTTTCCAAATTCATATACTTTGTTCAAATTCACATTTTCTTATCCTAATTGATGAAAAAAATTTCAAACCCGCAATAAAATTGATAAACTTTTTCCAAGTTCATGAACTTTTCATATTAATAGGGAAAACCGaaaccttttttttttgaaaaacagcaGGTTTATTTCACATGAGCTAGTATTGGAAAAAAACTTAGCAAACAAAACCACCTAGCGAAGCAGCACCGCCTCGAGCGGTCGAAAAAGCAGCGGTGGAGCGTGCTATGGGCCACGACCCTCTAGCGGCGTGCACGAGCGCCAGTCCGTTTATCGGGTGCTAAAGGCGCCAACGAGAAGCTCCCACTGCAGGCACGTCCTTAAAAAAAACGAACCCGATGCAGTTCCACACCTTGATTTATTTTTTAACACAGTTCAGACGCATgtgctcatacatacgcgcatacactcatccctatttacacacacacgcacaccctatccctatgaacaccttcgagagactgagccgacatatcatcttgatgATTTACGAAGTCAGCGTAGGTGTCTtgtcgtcgacggaaacgtctcctcccactgaaaacgCATCGCCaggaatcctgaaataaatccggaaataatgtgagcaccaggacttgaaccctgatagGCTGGGGATACCACCTTGATTGGTTCATGCTATTTCACTAACCAGCATTCTTTTCGTAGTACAAATCGCGGTAACCAAGTAGAACACCTCTCTACCCCTCAAAAAATAGAAGTAGGACACCTTGTTGTGTGTAGTTTACTTCTCTTTTCTTCTTCAAATATAGCGCTTAAAAACACAGCGCTTTTCCTGTTAGTTTGCTTGTTCGGTTTTGCTTGGCCGAAAAATTCATGGACATTTTTGTAAATTCATGGacattttccttttctat
Coding sequences within:
- the LOC123078971 gene encoding cytochrome b561 and DOMON domain-containing protein At3g61750 — its product is MARAFGVGAAMLVVVSAFFAPAVTAQTGSCNDPLPTELVGNYSGMACSPVWNNFVLRYAQGGDNVLRVVLSAMYSSGWVGMAFSKDGLMVGSSAMVGWVGKKGQAHVKQFALNGKAPSMVVADRGFLVSNGHDHTVLVKQAKIYLAFQLNFDSQLKKQQVLFAFGSAIPVNDRLAEHQGKTSITFDFTTGSSSGSSFPSGLKRTHGALNLFAWGVLLPIGAIIARYCRGWDPLWFYLHGGIQFVGFILGLAGVVAGVSLYGKIQADVPAHRGLGIFVLVLGILQILAFFLRPNKDSKYRKYWNWYHHWVGRLVLFFAAVNIVLGIKVGGAGNSWKIGYGFNLAILLITIITLEVLVWTRWKNNSGPATTY